The following proteins are encoded in a genomic region of Triticum dicoccoides isolate Atlit2015 ecotype Zavitan chromosome 1B, WEW_v2.0, whole genome shotgun sequence:
- the LOC119341062 gene encoding RNA-binding protein BRN1-like, protein MAEDAGDRDQQQQQQPAAAAGAGAGHEDGGGRDESSVKLFVGQVPKLMTEAELAAMFRDVAVVDEVTVIRDKATKASRGCCFLICPSREEADKAVNAYHNKRTLPGAPSPLQVKYADGELERLEHKLFIGMLPKNVTDTEMTDLFSQYGNIKDLQILRGSQQTSKAGCAFLKYETKEQAVAAIEALNGKHKIEGSSVPLVVKWADTEKERQARKAQKAQFPQSNMSNANAMQQSSLFGALQMGYVPPYNGFGYQPQGTYGLMQYPLSPMQNQAGFPNMVQPVNQGSSIRGVNSELSPNSLPRSFNSMQLGSPYPAGPGMQYPGSYAGGGINSRPYMNSHNSVNKVPNANATSPTSSSTSSNTGPQLEGPPGANLFIYHIPQEFGDQDLANAFQSFGRVLSAKVFVDKTTGASKCFGFVSYDSPAPAQAAISMMNGFQLGGKKLKVQLKRDNSKHNKLY, encoded by the exons ATGGCGGAGGACGCCGGCGACAgggaccagcagcagcagcagcagcccgcCGCGGCCGCGGGGGCCGGAGCAGGGCACGAGGACGGGGGCGGCAGGGACGAGAGCTCCGTCAAGCTCTTCGTCGGCCAGGTGCCCAAGCTCATGACCGAGGCCGAGCTGGCCGCCATGTTCCGCGACGTCGCCGTCGTCGACGAGGTCACCGTCATCCGCGACAAGGCCACCAAGGCGTCCCGAG GTTGCTGCTTCCTGATCTGCCCATCAAGGGAGGAGGCTGACAAAGCAGTGAATGCATATCACAACAAACGCACGCTTCCTGGG GCCCCAAGTCCATTGCAAGTAAAATATGCCGATGGAGAGTTGGAAAGGCTGG AGCACAAACTTTTCATTGGAATGCTACCCAAAAATGTGACAGATACTGAAATGACTGATTTATTTTCACAATATGGAAATATCAAGGATTTGCAGATTTTGAGAGGTTCACAACAGACGAGCAAAG CTGGTTGCGCCTTTCTGAAGTATGAAACAAAAGAGCAGGCTGTGGCAGCTATCGAAGCTCTAAATGGGAAGCACAAAATAGAG GGTTCAAGTGTGCCTTTGGTTGTAAAATGGGCTGACACAGAAAAGGAAAGGCAGGCTCGAAAAGCACAAAAGGCTCAATTTCCGCAGTCTAATATGTCAAATGCAAATGCCATGCAACAAAGTTCATTATTTGGTGCTTTACAGATGGGATATGTGCCTCCGTATAATGGATTTGGCTACCAG CCACAAGGAACCTATGGACTTATGCAGTACCCTTTATCTCCGATGCAAAATCAAGCAGGCTTCCCGAATATGGTTCAGCCTGTCAATCAAGGAAGCTCAATACGGGGCGTTAATTCTGAATTATCCCCTAATTCACTTCCTAGGTCATTCAATTCAATGCAGTTGGGCAGCCCTTATCCAGCTGGGCCTGGTATGCAGTATCCTGGGTCATATGCTGGTGGTGGCATCAATAGTCGTCCTTACATGAACTCTCATAATTCAGTCAATAAAGTTCCGAATGCAAATGCTACATCTCCCACATCTTCAAGCACCAGCAGCAACACTGGTCCTCAGCTAGAGG GTCCTCCTGGAGCCAACTTGTTTATCTATCACATCCCGCAAGAATTTGGCGACCAAGATCTAGCAAATGCATTTCAGAGTTTTGGTAGAGTATTGAGTGCCAAAGTGTTTGTAGACAAAACGACCGGTGCTAGTAAATGCTTCG GTTTTGTAAGCTACGATTCTCCTGCTCCTGCGCAGGCAGCCATAAGTATGATGAATGGGTTCCAATTAGGTGGCAAAAAGCTGAAAGTACAACTCAAGAGAGACAACAGCAAGCACAATAAACTTTATTGA
- the LOC119341069 gene encoding uncharacterized protein LOC119341069 isoform X2 produces the protein MGKAAGGQREQPPGAAAEVEGEGRRRGRSCSSCRRSVRPQCVAALLLGAAVLLSALFWLPPFAGRDRGRRAGPPDPPADALAADIVASFMLQKTVSELNESIPKLEFDIYEEIGIPNSTVAVNFLQPSGASNWTNVIFSQSTLQLTESLFGNSSFFEVLKFPGGITIIPPQAAFLVQKPYASFNFTLNFSIDKVQDKTNELKDQMRAGLLLDTNEILYIKLTNLEGSTVAPPTVVRSSIILEVGNHQPSPPRMKQLAQTIANSSSGNLGLNHTVFGKVKQLSLSSYLRHSLHSGSDSDAPSPAPMTHEDHRRHHHHHHHHHHHHHHHHHHHHSHHRSHEVIRQLPPSPAPVHPPVEQPKYRSPSPSGYSYGYTNKPKNKAPVAPAAEPVVRNHHYASPPTMPHAVSPSSVSPSPSARHPTNIPNRHHSSPAPSPANVKPPLHTVSLAHAHHPAQVPAVAPAPSTSFATRRHSCQWALAILLCLLAGLP, from the exons ATGGGAAAGGCGGCCGGGGGGCAGCGGGAGCAGCCgccgggggcggcggcggaggtagaaggagaaggaagaagaagaggaagaagctgTAGCAGCTGCCGCAGGTCCGTGCGGCCGCAATGCGTGGCCGCGCTCCTTCTCGGCGCCGCCGTGCTCCTCTCCGCCCTGTTCTGGCTGCCGCCCTTCGCCGGGCGCGACCGCGGCCGCCGAGCAGGGCCGCCGGATCCCCCAGCGGACGCGCTCGCAG CTGATATAGTGGCAAGCTTTATGCTACAAAAGACGGTTTCCGAGTTGAATGAAAGTATACCTAAGCTTGAGTTTGACATCTATGAGGAAATTGGCATCCCTAACTCTACT GTTGCTGTAAATTTTCTACAACCATCAGGTGCATCAAACTGGACAAATGTCATCTTCAGC CAGTCAACACTCCAATTGACAGAGTCGCTGTTTGGGAACTCATCATTCTTCGAGGTGCTTAAGTTCCCTGGAGGAATAACCATTATCCCTCCGCAAGCTGCTTTTCTTGTGCAGAAGCCTTATGCatctttcaacttcactctgaatttctcaATCGACAAGGTACAGGATAAAACAAATGAGTTAAAAGACCAAATGAGGGCAGGACTACTTCTCGATACCAATGAG ATCCTCTATATCAAATTGACAAATTTGGAAGGTTCGACGGTTGCTCCTCCAACAGTTGTTCGGTCTTCCATTATTCTAGAAGTTGGGAATCACCAGCCTTCCCCTCCAAGAATGAAGCAGTTGGCACAAACGATTGCTAATTCATCTTCAGGAAACTTGGGACTAAATCACACTGTATTTGGCAAAGTAAAGCAGCTAAGTCTTTCGTCGTATCTGCGGCATTCTTTGCACAGCGGGAGTGATAGTGATGCACCAAGCCCCGCACCCATGACTCATGAAGATCATCGccgtcaccaccaccaccaccatcatcatcaccaccaccaccaccaccaccatcaccaccaccataGCCACCACCGTAGTCATGAAGTAATTAGGCAGTTGCCTCCATCTCCTGCACCTGTACATCCTCCTGTGGAACAGCCCAAATATAGGTCTCCATCCCCATCTGGTTATTCATATGGATACACCAATAAGCCAAAAAATAAGGCTCCTGTGGCCCCAGCGGCTGAGCCAGTAGTTAGGAATCATCATTATGCTTCCCCTCCCACCATGCCTCATGCAGTGTCACCATCTTCTGTCAGTCCATCACCTTCTGCTCGTCACCctacaaatattcccaacaggcacCATAGTTCCCCTGCTCCATCTCCAGCAAATGTGAAGCCCCCGCTGCATACAGTGTCTCTCGCTCATGCACATCATCCTGCCCAAGTGCCAGCTGTGGCCCCTGCTCCCAGCACAT CATTTGCCACCCGAAGGCATTCCTGTCAATGGGCACTTGCAATCCTGTTGTGTTTGCTGGCGGGTCTACCATGA
- the LOC119341069 gene encoding uncharacterized protein LOC119341069 isoform X1: MGKAAGGQREQPPGAAAEVEGEGRRRGRSCSSCRRSVRPQCVAALLLGAAVLLSALFWLPPFAGRDRGRRAGPPDPPADALAADIVASFMLQKTVSELNESIPKLEFDIYEEIGIPNSTVAVNFLQPSGASNWTNVIFSVVPYPKYSTMSSTWLSILRSHFMSLVVQQSTLQLTESLFGNSSFFEVLKFPGGITIIPPQAAFLVQKPYASFNFTLNFSIDKVQDKTNELKDQMRAGLLLDTNEILYIKLTNLEGSTVAPPTVVRSSIILEVGNHQPSPPRMKQLAQTIANSSSGNLGLNHTVFGKVKQLSLSSYLRHSLHSGSDSDAPSPAPMTHEDHRRHHHHHHHHHHHHHHHHHHHHSHHRSHEVIRQLPPSPAPVHPPVEQPKYRSPSPSGYSYGYTNKPKNKAPVAPAAEPVVRNHHYASPPTMPHAVSPSSVSPSPSARHPTNIPNRHHSSPAPSPANVKPPLHTVSLAHAHHPAQVPAVAPAPSTSFATRRHSCQWALAILLCLLAGLP; this comes from the exons ATGGGAAAGGCGGCCGGGGGGCAGCGGGAGCAGCCgccgggggcggcggcggaggtagaaggagaaggaagaagaagaggaagaagctgTAGCAGCTGCCGCAGGTCCGTGCGGCCGCAATGCGTGGCCGCGCTCCTTCTCGGCGCCGCCGTGCTCCTCTCCGCCCTGTTCTGGCTGCCGCCCTTCGCCGGGCGCGACCGCGGCCGCCGAGCAGGGCCGCCGGATCCCCCAGCGGACGCGCTCGCAG CTGATATAGTGGCAAGCTTTATGCTACAAAAGACGGTTTCCGAGTTGAATGAAAGTATACCTAAGCTTGAGTTTGACATCTATGAGGAAATTGGCATCCCTAACTCTACT GTTGCTGTAAATTTTCTACAACCATCAGGTGCATCAAACTGGACAAATGTCATCTTCAGCGTTGTGCCTTATCCAAAATACTCAACTATGTCATCAACATGGCTGAGCATTCTTAGGTCTCATTTCATGTCCTTGGTTGTACAGCAGTCAACACTCCAATTGACAGAGTCGCTGTTTGGGAACTCATCATTCTTCGAGGTGCTTAAGTTCCCTGGAGGAATAACCATTATCCCTCCGCAAGCTGCTTTTCTTGTGCAGAAGCCTTATGCatctttcaacttcactctgaatttctcaATCGACAAGGTACAGGATAAAACAAATGAGTTAAAAGACCAAATGAGGGCAGGACTACTTCTCGATACCAATGAG ATCCTCTATATCAAATTGACAAATTTGGAAGGTTCGACGGTTGCTCCTCCAACAGTTGTTCGGTCTTCCATTATTCTAGAAGTTGGGAATCACCAGCCTTCCCCTCCAAGAATGAAGCAGTTGGCACAAACGATTGCTAATTCATCTTCAGGAAACTTGGGACTAAATCACACTGTATTTGGCAAAGTAAAGCAGCTAAGTCTTTCGTCGTATCTGCGGCATTCTTTGCACAGCGGGAGTGATAGTGATGCACCAAGCCCCGCACCCATGACTCATGAAGATCATCGccgtcaccaccaccaccaccatcatcatcaccaccaccaccaccaccaccatcaccaccaccataGCCACCACCGTAGTCATGAAGTAATTAGGCAGTTGCCTCCATCTCCTGCACCTGTACATCCTCCTGTGGAACAGCCCAAATATAGGTCTCCATCCCCATCTGGTTATTCATATGGATACACCAATAAGCCAAAAAATAAGGCTCCTGTGGCCCCAGCGGCTGAGCCAGTAGTTAGGAATCATCATTATGCTTCCCCTCCCACCATGCCTCATGCAGTGTCACCATCTTCTGTCAGTCCATCACCTTCTGCTCGTCACCctacaaatattcccaacaggcacCATAGTTCCCCTGCTCCATCTCCAGCAAATGTGAAGCCCCCGCTGCATACAGTGTCTCTCGCTCATGCACATCATCCTGCCCAAGTGCCAGCTGTGGCCCCTGCTCCCAGCACAT CATTTGCCACCCGAAGGCATTCCTGTCAATGGGCACTTGCAATCCTGTTGTGTTTGCTGGCGGGTCTACCATGA